AACAACTGCCAGGTCTGGCAGTACAGCGCCTGATGCAGCAGGGCTACGGCTTTGCGGGCGAAGGCGACTGGAAGACCGCTGCGCTGCTGCGCATCATGAAAGTGATGTCCGGCGGGCTGAACGGCGGCACCTCCTTTATGGAGGATTACACCTACCACTTTGAGAACGGCAACGATCTGGTGCTCGGCTCCCACATGCTGGAAGTTTGCCCGTCGATCGCCCTTGATGAAAAACCGACGCTGGATGTGCAGTTCCTCGGCATCGGTGGCAAAGCCGATCCGGCGCGCCTGATCTTCTCCACCAAAACCGGCCCGGCCATTAACGCCAGCCTGATTGATCTTGGCGATCGTTTCCGCCTGCTGGTGAACTGTGTTGATGCGGTGAAAACCCCGCACGACCTGCCGAAACTGCCGGTGGCGAACGCGCTCTGGAAAGCGCAGCCGGATCTGCCGACCGCGTCCGAAGCGTGGATCCTCGCGGGTGGCGCGCACCATACGGTCTTCAGCCAGGCCCTGACGCTGGAGGATATGCGCCAGTTCAGCGAGCTGCACGATATTGAGCTGACGGTTATCGATAACGACACTCGCCTGCCCGCGTTTAAAGACACGCTGCGCTGGAACGAGGTGTATTACGGTTCGAAACGTTAAGACGTATCGGATGGCGGTTTTCGTAGGCCGGATACGCGTTAGCGCCATCCGGCATTACAGGAGATTCACATGCTCGACGATCTCAAACGGCAAGTGCTGGAAGCCAACCTGGCGCTGCCAAAACATAATCTGGTCACCCTGACGTGGGGCAACGTCAGCGCCGTTGACCGCACGCGCGGCGTACTGGTTATCAAACCCTCCGGCGTCGATTACAGCGTCATGACCGCCGACGATATGGTGGTGGTCAATCTCACCACCGGCGAAGTGGTTGAAGGGAATAAAAAACCGTCGTCGGATACCCCAACGCACCGCTTGTTGTATCAGGCATTCCCGACCATTGGCGGCATTGTGCATACCCACTCCCGCCACGCCACCATCTGGGCGCAGGCGGGGCAACCGATCCCGGCAACGGGCACCACACACGCTGACTACTTCTACGGTGAAATCCCCTGCACCCGCAAGATGACCGACGAGGAAATCAACGGTGAATATGAGTGGGAAACCGGCAACGTGATTGTCGAAA
The nucleotide sequence above comes from Kosakonia sp. H02. Encoded proteins:
- the araD gene encoding L-ribulose-5-phosphate 4-epimerase, which produces MLDDLKRQVLEANLALPKHNLVTLTWGNVSAVDRTRGVLVIKPSGVDYSVMTADDMVVVNLTTGEVVEGNKKPSSDTPTHRLLYQAFPTIGGIVHTHSRHATIWAQAGQPIPATGTTHADYFYGEIPCTRKMTDEEINGEYEWETGNVIVETFDRNGIDPAQMPGVLVHSHGPFAWGKNADDAVHNAIVLEEVAYMGIFCRQLDPKLPAMQQTLLDKHYLRKHGAKAYYGQ